A part of Desulfomicrobium baculatum DSM 4028 genomic DNA contains:
- the pyrE gene encoding orotate phosphoribosyltransferase, protein MIDLKRRLARLLIEKSYLEGDFTLTSGKKSDYYFDCKHTALHPEGAWLIGKLFLDMIRAKGGVKGVGGMTLGADPLVSSVTVVSHLEGYPLPGFIIRKQSKGHGTNQYLEGLKNFEPGQSVCLLEDVITTGGTLLTAVERVRDQGLSIACIMGVLDREQGGRENLEKAGFDLQTIFTRKELLETAKS, encoded by the coding sequence ATGATTGATCTGAAGAGGCGTCTGGCCCGTCTGCTCATCGAGAAGTCCTACCTCGAAGGCGACTTCACCCTGACTTCGGGCAAGAAGAGCGACTACTATTTCGACTGCAAGCACACGGCCCTGCATCCCGAAGGGGCCTGGCTCATCGGCAAGCTTTTTCTGGACATGATCCGCGCCAAGGGCGGGGTCAAGGGCGTAGGCGGCATGACGCTCGGCGCCGACCCGCTGGTATCAAGCGTGACGGTGGTCTCCCATTTGGAGGGCTACCCCCTGCCCGGGTTCATCATCCGCAAGCAGTCCAAGGGGCACGGCACCAACCAGTATCTGGAGGGGCTGAAGAACTTCGAACCGGGGCAGAGCGTCTGCCTGCTCGAAGACGTGATCACCACCGGCGGCACACTGCTCACGGCAGTTGAGCGCGTGCGCGACCAGGGCCTCAGTATCGCCTGTATCATGGGCGTGCTCGACCGCGAACAGGGCGGCCGGGAGAATCTGGAAAAAGCCGGATTCGACCTGCAGACCATCTTCACCCGCAAAGAACTGCTCGAAACCGCCAAAAGCTAG
- a CDS encoding sugar phosphate isomerase/epimerase family protein, which produces MTFTNLPLRYIEEHPRYLDLFLTRKVNPELGLDALALDTFSAEWHRRTARIFHDAGLTCAVHLPFFDLRPGSLDPMILKASRERLQQAVDTAQVYAPAHFIAHLDYNRVIYSHFQDAWLENSLRTWELVLDQTADAPLYLENVFELSPDHHVRVLQGLGGKAGACLDVGHWHCFAAGRKRGNLMQWLAALSPFPLHLHLHDNDGDSDAHLGLGQGLIPWDQLWTGLAGRKVSATFEPHTKDAFLATRNYLRDHDLKL; this is translated from the coding sequence ATGACCTTCACCAACCTGCCCCTGCGCTACATCGAAGAGCACCCTCGTTATCTTGACCTCTTTCTGACCCGCAAGGTGAACCCCGAGCTTGGCCTTGACGCCCTGGCCCTCGATACGTTTTCGGCCGAATGGCACAGGAGGACCGCCCGCATTTTTCATGACGCGGGCCTGACCTGCGCCGTGCACCTGCCCTTTTTCGACCTGCGCCCGGGAAGCCTCGACCCCATGATCCTGAAAGCGAGCAGGGAACGCCTGCAGCAAGCCGTGGACACGGCCCAGGTCTACGCCCCGGCCCACTTCATCGCCCACCTGGACTACAACAGAGTCATCTATTCCCATTTTCAGGACGCATGGCTTGAAAATTCCCTGCGCACCTGGGAGCTTGTGCTGGATCAAACGGCAGATGCGCCGCTTTACCTTGAAAACGTGTTTGAACTGAGCCCGGACCATCATGTGCGCGTGCTGCAAGGACTTGGAGGCAAGGCCGGAGCCTGCCTGGACGTGGGGCACTGGCACTGTTTCGCCGCAGGCCGCAAGCGGGGGAATCTAATGCAGTGGCTCGCGGCCCTGTCCCCCTTCCCCCTGCACCTGCATCTGCACGACAACGATGGCGACTCCGACGCCCACCTTGGCCTGGGTCAGGGCTTGATCCCCTGGGACCAGCTCTGGACAGGCCTTGCGGGCCGGAAGGTTTCGGCCACCTTCGAACCGCACACAAAGGACGCCTTCCTGGCCACCCGGAACTACCTACGCGACCACGACCTGAAGCTCTAA
- a CDS encoding L,D-transpeptidase family protein translates to MDTRTFILIAAFLSLLFAAPARPQSWTASLAPHPKAPPLFMAVDMARQRAFVVRNKDGELKKMKDMSCTTGMHGGGKLLEGDRKTPEGVYFLQGKATGGLDFDSFGNTAFPLNYPNPVDRIQGKTGNGIMIHGRGRSFGPRQTLGCVVLENDDVDTLDRHVRIHATPVVIAESVSLTGKAGPPPEIVLGTWGWIKARERRENAFFEIYDPARFEKSTGMSFARFRQKILQEFATSRWIDLRIEDLQVVQGPDYMVSVFAERTLPHGEQGWRRLYWMRQVELWKIVGEEWIPQNLGGSVDYAQLVGKEIRERLQECAQAWDKGDLKTLLRAYDRTGRRNDAQGREAVAASLERDMAAKKKNPYSAESMVRVTKHGVEAKLKADGHSRTILFLPGAFNTWLIVSDEAAKQP, encoded by the coding sequence ATGGACACCCGCACCTTCATCCTCATCGCGGCGTTCCTGTCACTCCTGTTTGCCGCCCCGGCCCGGCCCCAGAGCTGGACCGCCTCCCTTGCCCCGCATCCAAAGGCGCCGCCGCTGTTCATGGCCGTGGACATGGCCCGGCAACGCGCCTTTGTGGTCCGCAACAAGGATGGGGAACTCAAAAAAATGAAAGACATGTCCTGCACGACAGGCATGCACGGCGGCGGCAAGCTCCTCGAAGGCGACCGCAAGACCCCTGAAGGCGTCTATTTCCTGCAGGGCAAGGCTACGGGAGGGCTCGATTTCGACAGCTTCGGCAACACGGCCTTTCCGCTTAATTACCCCAATCCAGTGGACCGCATCCAGGGCAAGACCGGCAACGGGATCATGATCCACGGCCGTGGGCGCAGCTTCGGACCGCGCCAGACCCTTGGCTGCGTTGTCCTTGAAAACGACGACGTGGACACGCTGGACCGGCATGTGCGCATCCACGCCACTCCGGTGGTCATCGCGGAATCGGTGAGTTTGACCGGCAAGGCAGGGCCGCCACCGGAGATCGTTCTCGGCACCTGGGGCTGGATCAAGGCCCGGGAGCGGCGCGAGAATGCTTTTTTCGAGATCTACGATCCCGCGCGCTTTGAAAAATCGACGGGTATGAGCTTTGCCCGTTTCCGGCAGAAAATCCTGCAGGAATTCGCCACCTCCCGGTGGATCGACCTCCGCATAGAGGACCTGCAGGTCGTGCAGGGGCCGGACTACATGGTCTCGGTCTTTGCCGAGCGCACCCTGCCGCATGGGGAACAGGGCTGGCGCAGACTGTACTGGATGCGTCAGGTCGAGCTCTGGAAGATCGTGGGCGAGGAGTGGATTCCGCAGAATCTGGGCGGCAGCGTGGACTACGCCCAGCTGGTCGGCAAGGAGATTCGTGAGCGGTTGCAGGAATGCGCCCAGGCTTGGGACAAGGGTGACCTCAAAACCCTCCTGCGGGCCTACGACCGGACCGGTAGGCGCAATGACGCGCAAGGCCGCGAAGCCGTCGCCGCATCGCTTGAACGCGACATGGCGGCCAAAAAGAAAAATCCCTACAGCGCCGAATCCATGGTGCGGGTCACCAAACACGGCGTCGAGGCCAAACTCAAGGCGGACGGACACTCCCGGACCATCCTCTTTCTGCCCGGGGCCTTTAACACCTGGCTCATCGTTAGCGACGAGGCGGCGAAGCAGCCATGA